Proteins co-encoded in one Ruegeria sp. YS9 genomic window:
- a CDS encoding DUF1989 domain-containing protein, which translates to MKVSENTVHPPEDAEARRAVAPVICYPNEALPRPDVRWMRSLRERASKTGEVLVPPRDARCFEVPAGHFFRITSVEGPQVGDLNLWNRNDLSERFYSGKTRALHGTHLTTGERIWSSFPHLRPMATIIADTLEWYGIDPYGGSVHDVIGTRCDPYTGNLLSGTQYHHCCHSNLTRALADHLNIPLTEAEPAVHDVLNVFMCTGFTRDTGQYFMKASPVRPGDFLEFFAEIDLLGNLSACPGGDCSSEHSSDTAACYPLLVEVFAPARGDLEGWDSPASNGYDRSHGR; encoded by the coding sequence ATGAAAGTTTCAGAAAACACTGTCCACCCTCCCGAAGATGCCGAAGCCCGACGCGCGGTTGCCCCTGTCATCTGTTACCCGAACGAGGCATTGCCGCGACCGGATGTGCGCTGGATGAGGTCCCTTCGCGAACGCGCAAGCAAAACGGGCGAAGTGCTGGTGCCGCCACGTGATGCGCGTTGTTTTGAAGTGCCTGCCGGCCATTTCTTTCGCATCACTTCCGTCGAGGGGCCGCAGGTTGGCGATCTGAACCTGTGGAACCGAAACGACTTGTCGGAACGCTTCTATTCCGGAAAAACCCGGGCGCTGCATGGCACGCATCTGACCACCGGAGAGCGGATATGGTCCAGTTTCCCGCATCTGCGCCCGATGGCCACGATTATTGCGGATACGCTTGAGTGGTACGGAATCGATCCCTATGGGGGGTCGGTTCATGACGTCATCGGCACGCGATGCGATCCGTATACGGGCAACCTTTTGTCCGGCACGCAATACCACCATTGCTGCCATTCCAACCTGACCCGCGCGCTTGCGGATCACCTCAATATTCCGCTGACCGAAGCCGAACCAGCGGTGCACGACGTACTGAACGTTTTCATGTGTACCGGTTTCACCCGCGACACGGGTCAATACTTCATGAAAGCCTCACCCGTACGTCCCGGAGATTTTCTGGAGTTCTTTGCCGAGATTGATCTGCTGGGCAATCTCAGCGCCTGCCCGGGCGGGGATTGTTCGTCCGAGCATTCCTCGGACACAGCTGCGTGTTACCCCTTGCTGGTCGAGGTTTTTGCTCCGGCTAGAGGCGATTTGGAGGGGTGGGACAGCCCCGCGAGCAATGGTTATGATCGCTCGCACGGGCGTTAG
- the deoD gene encoding purine-nucleoside phosphorylase has product MTIHIGAEKGEIAETVLLPGDPYRAKWAAETFLDDVKQVNNVRGMLGFTGNWKGNPVTIQGSGMGMPSLSIYVNELIRDYGAKTLIRIGSCGGMQDSVKIRDVILAMTSTTLSTPSRGIMKELNFAPCADWGLLQAAATAAAAKGTPTHVGGIYSSDVFYDERPDLNEQMVRHGILGVEMEAAELYILSARHKCRALAVLTVSDHLLTGEALPSSERESSFGDMVEIALQAAFPNS; this is encoded by the coding sequence ATGACAATTCATATTGGCGCCGAAAAAGGCGAAATAGCTGAAACCGTTCTTTTGCCCGGTGATCCCTACCGGGCGAAATGGGCAGCCGAGACGTTTTTGGACGATGTCAAACAGGTCAATAACGTTCGCGGAATGCTTGGCTTTACCGGAAACTGGAAGGGAAATCCCGTAACAATTCAGGGAAGCGGCATGGGAATGCCGTCTCTTTCCATTTATGTAAATGAGTTGATCCGCGATTACGGTGCGAAAACCCTGATCCGCATCGGATCCTGCGGAGGGATGCAGGACAGCGTCAAAATTCGTGACGTTATTCTGGCCATGACATCAACCACGCTGAGCACACCGTCGCGCGGCATCATGAAAGAGCTCAACTTTGCGCCCTGCGCCGATTGGGGGCTGCTGCAAGCTGCCGCCACAGCGGCCGCGGCCAAGGGAACGCCGACCCATGTTGGTGGAATTTACTCGTCAGATGTCTTTTATGACGAGCGCCCTGATCTCAACGAACAGATGGTGCGTCACGGCATTCTGGGCGTCGAAATGGAAGCGGCCGAACTCTATATTTTGTCGGCGCGCCACAAATGCCGCGCTCTGGCCGTTCTCACTGTTTCCGATCACCTGTTGACCGGAGAGGCTCTGCCATCCTCAGAACGTGAAAGCAGCTTTGGTGATATGGTCGAGATCGCACTTCAGGCCGCATTCCCGAACAGCTGA
- a CDS encoding H-NS histone family protein — MGINLEQMSRKDLLALRNDIEKALIRAEKRERQEALKAAEKAAAEFGFSLSELSGEAPRGIKTTKTKAKYRNPENPDQTWTGRGRKPQWVHDALTAGVDISDLEI; from the coding sequence ATGGGGATCAATCTTGAGCAAATGTCACGTAAAGACCTTTTGGCTTTGCGTAATGATATTGAAAAAGCTTTGATCAGAGCAGAAAAACGCGAACGTCAGGAGGCTTTGAAAGCCGCAGAAAAGGCCGCGGCAGAATTCGGCTTTTCTTTGTCTGAACTGTCCGGAGAAGCGCCGCGCGGTATTAAGACAACAAAAACAAAGGCTAAATACCGCAACCCGGAAAACCCCGATCAAACCTGGACCGGTCGCGGCCGCAAACCTCAATGGGTGCATGACGCGCTGACCGCAGGCGTGGATATTTCTGATCTGGAAATCTAA
- a CDS encoding protein meaA, with the protein MTQTQKDRPWLIRTYAGHSTAKASNALYRGNLAKGQTGLSVAFDLPTQTGYDSDHTLARGEVGKVGVPVCHLGDMRVLFDQIPLEQMNTSMTINATAPWLLALYIAVAEEQGADVSKLQGTVQNDLIKEYLSRGTYVCPPKPSLKMIADVAEYCYTNVPKWNPMNVCSYHLQEAGATPEQELAYALATAIAVLDELRPRVPAEDFPALCGRISFFVNAGIRFVTEMCKMRAFVDLWDEILQQRYGVENPKFRRFRYGVQVNSLGLTEQQPENNVYRILIEMLAVTLSKNARARAVQLPAWNEALGLPRPWDQQWSMRMQQILAYETDLLEYDDLFDGNPAVDAKVKELKEGARAELANLDSMGGAVASIEYMKSRLVDSNAERLNRIERNETVVVGVNKWIEGEASPLQTEDGGIMVVDPAVEQEQIDRLNTWRAERDEAAVTAALAALREAAQTGANIMEPSIAAAKAGATTGEWAEEMRTVYGTYRGPTGVSGSVSNKTEGLDDLRAAVDAVSDKLGRRLKFLVGKPGLDGHSNGAEQIAFRARDCGMDISYEGIRLTPEEIVAAAREDDAHVIGLSILSGSHLPLVKDVMERLRQAGLSHIPVVVGGIIPDEDAEKLKSMGVAKVYTPKNFELNSIMGDIVTLADPRNLAAE; encoded by the coding sequence ATGACGCAGACGCAGAAAGATCGCCCCTGGCTCATCCGAACCTATGCCGGTCATTCCACGGCCAAAGCCTCGAACGCGCTCTATCGGGGGAATCTTGCGAAGGGCCAAACCGGTCTGTCCGTGGCCTTCGATCTGCCGACACAAACAGGCTATGACAGCGACCACACGTTGGCGCGCGGTGAAGTCGGCAAGGTGGGTGTGCCGGTCTGTCATCTGGGTGACATGCGGGTTCTGTTCGACCAGATCCCCCTGGAACAGATGAACACCTCGATGACGATCAACGCCACTGCACCATGGCTTTTGGCGCTTTACATCGCCGTCGCCGAGGAGCAAGGCGCGGATGTATCCAAACTACAGGGCACCGTTCAAAACGACCTGATCAAGGAATACCTGAGCCGCGGCACTTATGTTTGCCCGCCCAAGCCGTCGCTCAAGATGATCGCGGACGTGGCCGAGTATTGCTATACCAATGTTCCGAAATGGAACCCGATGAACGTGTGCTCGTATCACCTGCAAGAGGCGGGTGCGACGCCAGAGCAGGAACTGGCCTATGCCTTGGCCACTGCCATCGCCGTGCTGGACGAATTGCGCCCACGTGTACCTGCCGAAGATTTCCCGGCGCTCTGCGGCCGGATTTCCTTTTTCGTGAATGCTGGCATCCGCTTTGTCACCGAAATGTGCAAGATGCGCGCCTTCGTGGATCTTTGGGATGAGATCCTGCAACAACGCTATGGCGTTGAAAATCCGAAATTCCGTCGATTCCGGTATGGCGTGCAGGTGAACTCTCTGGGTCTGACCGAGCAACAGCCCGAGAACAACGTCTATCGCATCCTGATCGAGATGCTGGCCGTAACCCTGTCGAAGAATGCACGCGCCCGTGCAGTGCAGTTGCCCGCCTGGAACGAGGCGCTGGGTCTGCCGCGTCCGTGGGACCAGCAGTGGTCGATGCGGATGCAGCAGATTCTGGCCTATGAAACCGATCTGCTGGAATATGATGACCTGTTCGATGGCAACCCCGCTGTCGATGCCAAGGTCAAAGAGCTGAAAGAAGGCGCACGGGCCGAACTGGCCAACCTGGATTCGATGGGCGGCGCGGTCGCTTCGATCGAATACATGAAATCCCGACTTGTGGATTCCAACGCTGAACGCCTGAACCGGATCGAGCGCAATGAAACCGTCGTCGTCGGTGTGAACAAATGGATCGAAGGCGAGGCATCCCCCCTGCAAACCGAAGACGGTGGCATCATGGTTGTTGATCCTGCCGTGGAGCAAGAACAGATCGACCGCCTGAATACGTGGCGCGCAGAACGGGACGAAGCGGCCGTAACAGCCGCCTTGGCGGCGCTGCGCGAAGCGGCACAGACCGGGGCAAACATCATGGAACCGTCCATTGCCGCCGCAAAGGCCGGCGCGACGACGGGCGAATGGGCCGAAGAAATGCGAACGGTCTACGGAACCTATCGCGGCCCAACCGGTGTTTCGGGGTCTGTTTCGAACAAGACCGAAGGGTTGGACGACCTGCGTGCCGCCGTTGATGCCGTCAGCGACAAGCTGGGCCGGCGTCTGAAGTTCCTTGTAGGCAAACCCGGGCTGGACGGCCATTCCAACGGCGCCGAACAGATTGCCTTCCGTGCCCGCGATTGCGGTATGGACATCAGCTATGAGGGCATTCGCCTGACACCCGAAGAAATCGTTGCGGCCGCCCGCGAAGATGACGCGCATGTCATTGGACTGTCGATCCTGTCCGGCAGCCACCTGCCACTGGTCAAAGACGTCATGGAACGACTGCGGCAGGCGGGGTTGTCTCATATCCCAGTCGTGGTGGGTGGCATTATTCCGGACGAAGATGCCGAAAAACTGAAATCCATGGGTGTGGCCAAGGTCTACACCCCGAAGAACTTCGAACTCAATTCGATAATGGGCGATATTGTTACTCTGGCGGATCCTCGGAATCTCGCAGCAGAGTAA
- a CDS encoding 1-acyl-sn-glycerol-3-phosphate acyltransferase: MTQTVELPLWLFVLIVVFAMVTFASHFLFPSVRWFFRRRLERAVARLNQRLQRPIQPFKLARRHDMIQRLIYDPQVGQAVQQHARETGMPEAVASEQARRYAREIVPSFSAFAYFSFAIRLARLLSNTFYEVRLSYQDEESVRNIDPEATVVFVMNHRSNMDYVLVTYLAARHSALSYAVGEWARVWPLSRLIRAMGAYFIRRKSGSELYRQVLSTYVRHATEAGVTQAMFPEGGLSLTGAIARPKLGLLKYIMDGTSPQGRDVVFVPVALNYDRVLEDTILTRAALGTERRFRARIGVITRWILKQLWRRLIGRYKRFGLASVRYGRPISLKDFRAEGSDDVMTDLARVLMQRIQHAIPLVPAPAACLLVRDNGPMSEEDALSRIQQMMERDDPQTKDNSQAISNALDQLVERRILNRQGNMLSVSGQRGDLLDYYAASVPADSGIGVSASAK; the protein is encoded by the coding sequence ATGACGCAAACCGTGGAACTTCCGCTTTGGCTTTTCGTGCTGATCGTGGTCTTTGCCATGGTCACTTTCGCATCGCATTTCCTGTTCCCATCTGTCCGCTGGTTTTTCCGCCGGAGGCTGGAACGCGCGGTGGCACGCCTGAACCAGCGCCTTCAGCGCCCGATCCAGCCTTTCAAGCTGGCGCGTCGACACGACATGATTCAGCGATTGATTTATGATCCGCAGGTCGGTCAGGCGGTTCAGCAACATGCCCGCGAAACCGGCATGCCCGAGGCTGTCGCCTCGGAGCAGGCGCGCCGCTATGCCCGTGAGATCGTGCCGTCCTTTTCGGCCTTCGCCTATTTCAGCTTTGCGATTCGACTGGCCCGGCTGCTGAGCAACACATTCTACGAGGTTCGGCTTAGCTACCAGGACGAAGAATCCGTCAGGAATATCGACCCTGAAGCAACGGTTGTCTTTGTCATGAACCACCGGAGCAACATGGATTACGTATTGGTCACGTATCTTGCAGCCCGACATTCTGCGCTGTCCTATGCTGTCGGAGAGTGGGCCCGGGTCTGGCCGCTCAGCCGATTGATCCGGGCGATGGGGGCTTACTTTATCCGGCGCAAGTCCGGCAGCGAACTCTATCGCCAGGTTCTGTCCACCTATGTGCGTCACGCAACCGAAGCCGGCGTAACTCAAGCCATGTTTCCAGAAGGCGGGCTGAGCCTGACCGGGGCCATTGCGCGCCCCAAGCTTGGACTGCTCAAATATATTATGGATGGAACGTCGCCACAGGGGCGCGATGTGGTGTTTGTTCCGGTGGCACTGAATTACGACCGTGTGTTGGAAGACACCATCCTGACCCGCGCGGCACTTGGCACTGAGCGGCGGTTTCGCGCGCGGATCGGTGTCATCACGCGTTGGATATTGAAACAGCTTTGGCGTCGTTTGATCGGCCGATACAAGCGGTTCGGTCTGGCGTCCGTCCGGTACGGCAGGCCGATCTCTCTGAAGGACTTCCGGGCTGAGGGCAGCGACGACGTGATGACGGATTTGGCCCGGGTGCTGATGCAGCGAATCCAGCATGCTATTCCGCTGGTGCCGGCACCAGCGGCCTGTTTGCTGGTACGCGACAACGGCCCGATGTCCGAAGAAGACGCTCTGTCACGAATTCAACAGATGATGGAGCGCGATGACCCGCAGACCAAGGACAATTCGCAGGCCATATCAAATGCTTTGGATCAACTGGTTGAACGCCGGATTCTGAACCGACAGGGGAATATGCTGTCCGTATCAGGTCAGCGCGGTGATCTTCTGGACTATTACGCCGCATCCGTCCCGGCGGATTCAGGCATCGGAGTTTCTGCATCCGCAAAATAA
- the ccrA gene encoding crotonyl-CoA carboxylase/reductase, with amino-acid sequence MALDTESGIASYEAPEKDLYEMGEIPPMGYVPKQMYAWAIRKERHGEPNTAMQQEVVDVPTLDSNEVLVLVMAAGVNYNGVWAALGQPISPFDGHKAPYHIAGSDASGIVWAVGDKVKRWKVGDEVVIHCNQDDGDDEECNGGDPMYSPSQRIWGYETPDGSFSQFTRVQAQQLMPRPKHLTWEEAACYTLTLATAYRMLFGHEPHDLKPGQNVLVWGASGGLGSYAIQLINTAGANAIGVISDESKRDFVMGLGAKGVLNRRDFNCWGQLPTVNTPEYAEWFKEARKFGKAIWEITGKGNNVDMVFEHPGESTFPVSTFVVKKGGMVVICAGTSGFNCTFDVRYMWMHQKRLQGSHFAHLKQAAAANKLMVERRLDPCMSEVFTWNDLPEAHMKMLRNEHKPGNMSVLVQAPRTGLRTLEEVLDAG; translated from the coding sequence ATGGCTTTGGACACCGAAAGTGGTATCGCGTCGTACGAGGCACCTGAAAAAGATCTGTATGAAATGGGTGAAATCCCACCCATGGGATATGTCCCAAAGCAGATGTATGCCTGGGCCATCCGCAAAGAACGTCATGGCGAGCCGAACACGGCCATGCAGCAGGAAGTTGTGGATGTTCCGACCTTGGACAGCAACGAAGTGCTGGTTCTGGTTATGGCTGCCGGGGTCAACTACAACGGCGTCTGGGCCGCTCTGGGGCAGCCGATCAGCCCGTTTGATGGCCACAAAGCACCCTACCACATCGCGGGTTCGGATGCGTCGGGCATCGTTTGGGCCGTTGGCGACAAGGTAAAGCGCTGGAAAGTTGGCGACGAGGTTGTGATCCACTGCAACCAGGACGACGGCGATGACGAGGAATGCAACGGCGGCGATCCGATGTATTCGCCCAGCCAGCGGATCTGGGGTTATGAAACGCCGGATGGCTCGTTCAGCCAGTTCACGCGCGTGCAGGCTCAGCAGCTTATGCCGCGCCCCAAGCATCTGACATGGGAAGAAGCGGCGTGCTACACCCTGACGCTGGCAACCGCATACCGGATGCTGTTTGGCCACGAGCCACACGATCTGAAACCGGGTCAGAACGTCCTGGTCTGGGGTGCATCTGGGGGCCTGGGTTCCTATGCGATCCAATTGATCAATACCGCCGGCGCAAATGCAATCGGTGTGATTTCAGACGAAAGCAAGCGTGATTTCGTTATGGGTCTGGGCGCCAAAGGTGTTCTTAACCGTCGTGATTTCAACTGCTGGGGACAATTGCCCACGGTCAACACACCGGAATATGCCGAATGGTTCAAAGAGGCCCGCAAATTCGGCAAGGCGATCTGGGAAATAACCGGCAAAGGCAACAATGTTGACATGGTGTTCGAACACCCGGGTGAAAGCACTTTCCCGGTGTCGACCTTCGTTGTGAAAAAAGGCGGTATGGTCGTGATTTGCGCTGGAACATCGGGTTTCAACTGTACATTCGATGTGCGCTACATGTGGATGCACCAAAAGCGTTTGCAGGGCTCGCACTTTGCTCATCTGAAGCAGGCGGCAGCCGCGAACAAACTGATGGTCGAGCGTCGCCTGGATCCCTGCATGTCCGAAGTGTTCACCTGGAATGACCTGCCTGAAGCACACATGAAAATGCTGCGGAACGAGCACAAGCCGGGCAATATGTCCGTTCTTGTTCAGGCGCCGCGTACTGGTCTGCGTACCCTCGAGGAAGTCCTGGACGCAGGTTGA
- a CDS encoding LuxR family transcriptional regulator: protein MATKVDLGQILQDLENTNTLEELSAVAERLRDALKVEHLTYHWVDGAGDQYGYTTYSDAWDERYREKNYHRIDPVILGCFQRFHPVDWKSLDWSGKVAKAFLLDAQSHGVGNQGYSIPIRGPNGQFALFTVNHSCDDQTWKNFISTYGRDLILVAHYINRKALEFEKDRQPDCPRSLSPREIDAITLLALGYSRAQVAHSLTISEHTLRVYIESARSKLGAHNTTHAIATALSRGLIVV, encoded by the coding sequence ATGGCAACGAAGGTCGATTTGGGTCAAATCCTTCAGGATTTGGAAAACACCAACACGCTTGAAGAACTCAGCGCCGTAGCGGAGCGTTTGCGGGACGCGTTGAAGGTCGAGCACCTGACGTATCACTGGGTTGACGGTGCCGGAGATCAATACGGCTACACCACCTATTCAGACGCTTGGGATGAGCGCTACAGGGAAAAAAACTATCACCGTATCGACCCAGTGATCTTGGGGTGTTTCCAGCGGTTTCACCCGGTTGACTGGAAGTCTCTGGATTGGTCCGGCAAGGTGGCGAAAGCCTTCCTTCTGGATGCGCAAAGCCATGGCGTTGGCAATCAGGGGTATTCCATCCCAATTCGGGGTCCAAATGGTCAGTTCGCCCTGTTCACGGTCAACCACAGTTGTGATGATCAAACCTGGAAGAACTTTATCTCGACTTACGGGCGTGATTTGATTCTTGTTGCGCATTACATAAATCGCAAGGCGCTGGAGTTTGAAAAAGACAGGCAGCCGGACTGCCCGCGCAGCTTGTCGCCAAGGGAAATCGACGCGATCACACTTTTGGCGTTGGGATACAGCCGCGCCCAAGTGGCCCATTCCCTGACGATTTCCGAGCATACGTTGCGCGTTTACATTGAAAGCGCGCGCTCAAAGCTGGGCGCACATAACACAACCCACGCAATTGCCACGGCACTCAGCCGGGGATTAATAGTGGTTTAA
- a CDS encoding acyl-homoserine-lactone synthase, with product MLRYLYADELHRFPTLAEGMFKDRADQFKTRLGWDVHVNEKGEERDEYDDLNPLYVIWEEPDGSHGGSMRVLPTTGRVMINEVFGHLNGGKPICSPLIWEVTRFCLSRTASPHTAGAIMLSGGEMMEGFGLTHIAGVFDARMIRIYRLIGSSPEVLGTQGSGRDQISVGLWPYSADDCNRVAARAGIPRDLSRMWFKAAFGPKKQHRFALSA from the coding sequence ATGTTGCGTTATCTATATGCCGATGAGTTACACAGATTTCCGACTCTGGCAGAGGGGATGTTCAAGGATCGCGCGGATCAGTTCAAGACCCGGTTGGGGTGGGATGTCCACGTCAACGAGAAAGGGGAAGAGCGGGACGAATACGATGATCTCAATCCGCTTTACGTCATCTGGGAAGAGCCGGATGGCAGCCACGGAGGGTCGATGCGTGTATTGCCTACGACCGGCCGGGTGATGATCAATGAGGTTTTTGGTCATCTCAACGGCGGTAAGCCGATTTGCAGCCCCCTGATCTGGGAGGTGACCCGGTTCTGCCTGTCGCGAACAGCCAGCCCGCATACTGCCGGCGCCATCATGCTGAGCGGAGGCGAAATGATGGAAGGTTTCGGCCTGACGCATATCGCCGGCGTATTCGATGCCAGAATGATCAGAATCTATCGCCTGATCGGGTCATCGCCCGAGGTTCTGGGAACCCAGGGCAGCGGACGCGATCAGATTTCAGTCGGTTTGTGGCCCTATTCCGCGGACGACTGCAACCGGGTGGCCGCGCGTGCGGGCATCCCGCGCGACCTGTCTCGGATGTGGTTCAAGGCCGCATTCGGCCCGAAGAAACAGCACCGGTTCGCCCTGTCCGCCTAA
- a CDS encoding ATP-dependent RecD-like DNA helicase, with protein sequence MSLPNVTFSDDQAAAYDSIAEMLRAAGVDLEDDALLKQPGAGKSGVMAVIGKAGSGKTLLLAELYKALAETGVQIVSGDYESRKSKDKRSLAILAPTNKAASVLRLRGVPATTIHRILYTPVYDPEYERIAEWLAGNDERPDIEGLTDEALDRAAAFYQNNKSIPGALAAAGLRGSDFITGWKRRDEPLDIGFVDEASMLDDRQFDDLKEIFPTLLLFGDPAQLAPVNQSGSMVFEALPEPRKLTLQRVHRQDADNPILDLAHALADPAMGFEDFERLIEESARRDDRVVWGQRVEVDLMARSPVLVWRNATRIRLIQAFRQVHGAPDTELLEGEPLICDGIELPLKHRKKRLDLEARGLIKGAQVVYLGPGRKPGFSRLHVMGAEDPQVSAASIVQIEKPDEEEPFIPYAARMGATFLHGAAVTIHKAQGSQWDTVQVFAPDVYAAARMGRTEAGQPLWKRLAYVAITRAQERLIWVVRNRLSKPTHPLRVDDLRAIPAASLTLEAEET encoded by the coding sequence ATGTCCTTGCCGAATGTAACGTTCTCAGATGATCAGGCCGCCGCGTATGACAGCATCGCCGAGATGCTGCGGGCAGCAGGTGTTGATCTGGAAGATGATGCCCTTCTGAAACAGCCGGGCGCAGGAAAATCCGGTGTGATGGCCGTGATCGGCAAGGCCGGCTCGGGCAAAACGCTGCTGTTGGCCGAGCTGTACAAGGCACTGGCAGAGACGGGTGTTCAGATTGTGTCCGGCGATTATGAAAGCCGCAAATCGAAAGACAAGCGCAGCCTTGCCATCCTTGCCCCGACGAACAAGGCTGCAAGCGTTCTGCGATTGCGCGGCGTGCCTGCGACCACGATTCACCGAATATTGTACACGCCGGTTTATGATCCGGAATACGAGCGTATTGCGGAATGGCTGGCCGGCAATGACGAACGCCCCGATATCGAAGGTTTGACGGATGAAGCCTTGGATCGCGCGGCTGCTTTCTATCAAAACAACAAATCGATCCCCGGGGCGCTGGCCGCCGCCGGTTTGCGAGGGTCGGATTTCATCACAGGGTGGAAGCGCCGTGACGAACCACTGGATATCGGGTTTGTCGATGAGGCGTCGATGCTGGATGACCGTCAGTTCGATGATCTCAAAGAGATTTTCCCGACCCTACTGTTGTTCGGCGACCCGGCTCAGCTGGCACCGGTAAATCAGTCCGGCAGCATGGTTTTCGAGGCATTGCCCGAGCCCAGGAAGCTGACTCTCCAGCGGGTGCACCGCCAGGATGCGGACAATCCAATTCTGGATCTTGCGCATGCGCTGGCCGATCCGGCAATGGGCTTCGAGGATTTCGAGCGACTGATCGAAGAATCCGCTCGTCGGGATGACCGGGTTGTCTGGGGCCAGCGGGTTGAGGTCGATCTTATGGCCCGAAGTCCGGTTCTTGTCTGGCGCAACGCCACGCGCATTCGTTTGATACAGGCTTTCAGGCAAGTTCACGGTGCGCCGGATACGGAGTTGCTGGAAGGTGAACCGCTCATTTGTGATGGGATCGAGTTGCCCCTGAAACATCGCAAGAAACGGCTGGATCTAGAGGCGCGCGGGCTGATCAAAGGAGCTCAGGTGGTGTATCTGGGGCCGGGCCGGAAGCCGGGGTTCTCGCGTCTTCACGTGATGGGGGCCGAAGACCCTCAGGTCAGTGCCGCCTCGATCGTTCAGATCGAAAAACCTGACGAGGAGGAGCCTTTTATTCCCTACGCTGCCCGCATGGGGGCGACCTTTTTGCACGGGGCGGCCGTTACGATCCACAAGGCGCAAGGGTCACAATGGGATACGGTTCAGGTGTTCGCTCCGGATGTCTATGCCGCCGCTCGCATGGGCCGGACCGAGGCCGGACAGCCATTGTGGAAACGTTTGGCATATGTCGCGATCACGCGGGCGCAAGAGCGTTTGATCTGGGTGGTGCGCAATCGCCTGTCAAAGCCCACGCACCCCCTGCGTGTGGATGACTTGAGGGCGATTCCGGCGGCTTCGCTGACATTGGAGGCGGAAGAGACATGA
- a CDS encoding SDR family oxidoreductase, whose amino-acid sequence MKSIIVTGASSGIGRATAQLFLSEGWTVGLLARSKEKMEALAKEHQAAIVLPADVTDPDAVERAFRAFTDHTGRLDVLFNNAGIFAPGGTIDEIALDDWYQSVNVNLNGMFLCAREAFRIMRHQNPQGGRIINNGSIAAHVPRPNSVHYSATKHAITGLTRSLSLDGRRFGIACGQIDIGNARTQMVQGLVDAAHAAGETPDPTMAVEDAARSVLHMASLPPEANVQFMTVMATTMPYIGRG is encoded by the coding sequence ATGAAATCCATCATCGTGACGGGTGCCAGTTCAGGTATTGGTCGGGCGACAGCCCAGCTGTTCTTGTCCGAAGGGTGGACGGTCGGGCTGTTGGCGCGCAGCAAGGAAAAGATGGAAGCTCTGGCAAAAGAACATCAGGCGGCCATTGTCCTGCCTGCGGATGTGACCGACCCGGATGCGGTTGAACGGGCTTTCCGGGCTTTTACAGACCACACGGGGCGGCTGGATGTTCTGTTCAACAACGCCGGGATCTTTGCGCCGGGCGGTACGATCGACGAGATCGCTCTGGACGATTGGTATCAAAGCGTCAACGTGAACCTGAACGGCATGTTCCTCTGTGCGCGAGAAGCCTTCAGGATCATGCGCCACCAAAACCCGCAGGGCGGCCGGATCATAAACAACGGCTCGATAGCGGCGCATGTTCCGCGCCCGAATTCGGTGCACTATTCGGCCACGAAGCACGCCATTACAGGGCTGACGCGCAGCCTTTCGCTGGATGGGCGTCGCTTTGGAATCGCCTGCGGGCAGATCGATATCGGAAACGCGCGCACGCAGATGGTGCAAGGCCTTGTGGACGCGGCGCATGCCGCTGGCGAGACACCGGACCCGACGATGGCCGTGGAAGACGCCGCGCGTTCCGTCCTGCATATGGCAAGCCTGCCGCCCGAGGCCAACGTGCAGTTCATGACCGTCATGGCCACGACCATGCCCTATATCGGCCGAGGTTGA